The proteins below are encoded in one region of Capsicum annuum cultivar UCD-10X-F1 unplaced genomic scaffold, UCD10Xv1.1 ctg5180, whole genome shotgun sequence:
- the LOC107857060 gene encoding pentatricopeptide repeat-containing protein At3g14580, mitochondrial-like, with the protein MFTSRGRTLARTSWIAKTLIHRAVPFGRRSNLGAFSSSRIQNPDEIEINNYKDWLSPNEVIRIFQNLKNPSSAVHVLTLISERKDYKPNEAIYSIVIKNLGISKNFDDIEILMEKIKNERKCRLSDDFFYNVIKIYAHLGGRINSAIDMLFDMPSYKCWPSVRTFNFVLNVLVNSKQFDVVDKVYTRGVYELGVEIDECCLNIIVKGLCRCGEFDAVYKVFDEFPKQNCRPNVRTFATVMHALCVRGRVDEALSLLERMEREGVEADAVVFNTLIFGLRKVGRVDEAIEMFKKVMVKGCDPNPGTYQEMLYALLDAKRFLEAKDFMGLMIDKRVNPSFESYKVMIHGLCDGKLLGDLDWVLMQMVRHGFVPRMGIWKKILGCLFPDGDCVTTCSYDEILAD; encoded by the coding sequence ATGTTTACATCTCGTGGTCGGACACTTGCTCGAACCTCGTGGATAGCGAAAACTTTAATACATCGAGCCGTCCCATTTGGGCGAAGATCGAATCTTGGAGCATTTTCATCATCTCGAATCCAAAATCCAGATGAAATTGAAATCAATAACTACAAAGATTGGTTAAGTCCAAATGAAGTAATCAGGAtttttcaaaatctaaagaaCCCAAGTTCAGCAGTGCATGTACTAACATTAATATCAGAAAGGAAAGATTACAAACCCAATGAAGCTATTTATAGTATAGTTATCAAGAATCTTGGAATATCCAAgaattttgatgatattgaaatccttatggagaaaatcaagaatGAAAGAAAATGTAGACTTTCTGATGATTTTTTCTATAATGTGATAAAGATTTATGCTCATTTAGGTGGTAGAATTAATAGTGCAATTGATATGCTTTTCGATATGCCTAGTTATAAGTGTTGGCCTAGTGTTAGAACTTTTAATTTTGTGTTGAATGTGCTTGTGAATAGTAAGCAGTTTGATGTTGTTGATAAGGTGTATACGCGTGGTGTATATGAGTTGGGGGTTGAGATTGATGAGTGTTGTTTGAATATCATCGTTAAAGGTTTGTGTCGTTGTGGGGAGTTTGATGCTGTGtataaggtgtttgatgaatttcCTAAACAGAATTGTCGACCCAATGTTAGAACGTTTGCGACTGTAATGCATGCTTTATGCGTGCGTGGTCGTGTTGATGAGGCTTTGAGTTTGTTAGAGAGGATGGAAAGGGAGGGTGTTGAGGCTGACGCTGTCGTTTTTAATACGTTGATTTTTGGGCTTAGGAAGGTAGGGAGAGTTGACGAGGCGATTGAGATGTTTAAGAAAGTGATGGTGAAAGGTTGTGATCCGAATCCGGGGACTTATCAAGAGATGTTGTATGCTTTACTTGATGCTAAGAGGTTTTTGGAGGCAAAGGATTTTATGGGTCTGATGATCGATAAGAGGGTGAATCCAAGTTTCGAGTCTTATAAGGTGATGATACACGGCCTTTGTGATGGTAAGCTTCTTGGAGATTTAGATTGGGTGTTGATGCAGATGGTGAGACATGGATTTGTGCCGagaatgggtatttggaagaagattcTTGGTTGCTTGTTTCCTGATGGAGATTGTGTTACTACCTGTTCTTACGATGAAATTCTCGCAGACTAA